Proteins found in one Coffea eugenioides isolate CCC68of chromosome 5, Ceug_1.0, whole genome shotgun sequence genomic segment:
- the LOC113770444 gene encoding post-GPI attachment to proteins factor 3 yields the protein MVDPRWITFIIVLPCLVGVLDASAGDADPLYRDCVRECETTGCVRERCFTNCKFLLNGSSIDGPWYMQEPLFLHWRQWDCQSDCRYHCMVEREKERAAVNQGPVKYHGKWPFRRLYGFQEPVSVAFSALNLAMHFHGWLSFFILLHYKLPLKQDKQPYYDFTGLWHIYALLSMNSWFWSAVFHSRDVVLTERLDYSSAVALLGYSLILAILRSFNVRDEAGRVMVAAPLLAFITTHILYLNNYKMDYGWNMQVCVVMAVTQLVVWAVWAGMTHHPSRWKLWIVVVGGGLAMLLEIYDFPPYKGYVDAHALWHAATVPLTFIWWSFIRDDAEFRTSNLIKKVK from the exons ATGGTGGATCCTCGGTGGATCACCTTCATTATAGTGCTTCCTTGTCTTGTGGGAGTACTTGATGCTAGTGCTGGTGATGCTGACCCCTTATACAG GGATTGTGTCAGAGAATGTGAAACTACAGGATGTGTCAGAGAAAGATGTTTTACAAATTGTAAATTCCTGTTGAATggttcttcaattgatggccCATGGTATATGCAAGAACCTCTTTTCTTGCATTGGAGACAATGGGATTGCCAAAGTGATTGCCGCTACCACTGCATggttgagagagaaaaagaaagagcagCAGTTAATCAAGGGCCTGTCAAATATCATGGTAAATGGCCCTTCCGACGTCTCTATGGGTTTCAG GAGCCTGTTTCTGTAGCCTTTTCTGCCCTCAACCTTGCAATGCATTTCCATGGTTGGTTGTCCTTCTTCATCCTTCTTCACTACAAGCTGCCGCTAAAGCAAGACAAGCAACCATATTATGATTTTACTGGCCTTTGGCACATCTATGCATTATTATCCATGAACTCATGGTTCTGGAGTGCTGTTTTCCACAGTCG GGATGTGGTGTTAACAGAAAGGCTGGACTACTCATCAGCAGTGGCCTTACTTGGATACTCTCTTATTTTGGCCATATTAAGAAGTTTCAACGTTAGGGATGAGGCTGGCAGAGTCATGGTTGCTGCACCTCTTCTTGCCTTCATAACCACCCATATATTGTACCTCAACAACTACAAAATGGACTATG GTTGGAACATGCAAGTATGCGTTGTAATGGCTGTCACTCAGCTTGTTGTTTGGGCAGTGTGGGCTGGCATGACTCATCATCCTTCGCGCTGGAAGTTGTGGATTGTGGTTGTAGGAGGTGGTCTGGCAATGCTTCTGGAGATATATGATTTCCCTCCATACAAAGGATATGTTGATGCACATGCTCTTTGGCATGCCGCAACTGTCCCTCTTACCTTCATTTGGTGGAGTTTCATCAGGGATGATGCTGAATTCCGAACATCTAACCTCATCAAGAAGGTCAAATAA